A region from the Inhella inkyongensis genome encodes:
- a CDS encoding TetR/AcrR family transcriptional regulator, with translation MEAKTERSELTLQAIVDTALQMALAEGLESLSMGELAKRLSLSKSGVFSRVGSREALQVAVIQEYDRRFLQAVFTPAMREPRGLARLNSVLQLWLRRAGDPDPAQGCLYCAGAFEYDDREGPVRVQLLEGVMRWRAALRRTVQQAQETGELRADLDPMQLVFEIDALVTGLQRDARFLRDSSATTRALRAWDRLIQASLPQP, from the coding sequence ATGGAAGCCAAAACCGAGCGCAGCGAGCTGACGCTGCAGGCCATCGTGGACACCGCGCTGCAGATGGCCCTGGCCGAAGGCCTGGAGAGCCTGAGCATGGGCGAGTTGGCCAAGCGCCTGAGCTTATCCAAGAGCGGGGTGTTCTCGCGCGTGGGTTCGCGCGAGGCCCTGCAGGTGGCCGTGATCCAGGAGTACGACCGCCGCTTCCTGCAAGCCGTCTTCACCCCCGCCATGCGCGAGCCGCGCGGCCTGGCGCGCCTGAACTCGGTGCTTCAGCTCTGGCTGCGCCGCGCCGGCGATCCCGATCCGGCGCAGGGCTGCCTCTATTGCGCCGGTGCCTTTGAATACGACGACCGCGAAGGCCCGGTGCGCGTGCAACTGCTCGAGGGCGTGATGCGTTGGCGCGCCGCCCTGCGCCGCACCGTGCAACAGGCTCAGGAAACCGGCGAGCTGCGTGCCGACCTCGACCCGATGCAACTGGTGTTCGAGATTGATGCCCTGGTCACCGGGCTGCAGCGCGACGCCCGTTTCCTGCGCGACAGCAGCGCCACCACCCGCGCCCTGCGCGCTTGGGACCGCCTGATTCAGGCCAGCCTGCCCCAGCCTTAA
- a CDS encoding chalcone isomerase family protein — protein MPTAVLRPLLALAALAVSGTLPAAVQAQEAVRIESATFEPHVLMVGHKLRLNGAGLNGSNKGNAAGLYLVKWARSTAEALEAPGPRRLQIRFIEPQEGKAFGAALSGALRANVPAQELPDCLPGLLRLGELLATRKTLAAGDDLNLDFIPGQGTFVDVKGQRIGQIDSKPFYGCLLRAYLGDKPMDGSLKTALLAAGKTK, from the coding sequence ATGCCGACTGCTGTTTTGCGCCCCTTGCTCGCCCTCGCAGCCCTGGCCGTCTCGGGCACTTTGCCCGCCGCCGTACAGGCCCAGGAGGCGGTGCGGATTGAGTCCGCCACCTTCGAGCCTCATGTGCTGATGGTGGGTCACAAGCTGCGCTTGAATGGCGCCGGCCTGAATGGCAGCAATAAGGGCAATGCAGCCGGCCTGTATTTGGTGAAGTGGGCCCGCAGTACGGCCGAGGCGCTGGAAGCCCCCGGGCCGCGGCGCCTGCAGATCCGTTTCATCGAGCCGCAGGAAGGTAAAGCCTTCGGTGCGGCACTCTCGGGGGCGCTGCGCGCCAACGTGCCGGCGCAAGAACTGCCGGACTGCCTGCCCGGGCTGTTGCGCCTGGGCGAATTGCTGGCCACCCGCAAGACCCTGGCAGCGGGCGACGACCTGAACCTGGACTTCATTCCCGGGCAGGGCACTTTTGTGGACGTGAAAGGCCAGCGCATCGGCCAGATCGATTCCAAGCCCTTCTACGGCTGCCTGCTGCGCGCCTACCTGGGCGACAAGCCCATGGATGGGTCGCTCAAGACCGCGCTGCTGGCGGCGGGCAAGACCAAGTAA